A genome region from Tenrec ecaudatus isolate mTenEca1 chromosome 13, mTenEca1.hap1, whole genome shotgun sequence includes the following:
- the SAG gene encoding S-arrestin, translating to MAASGKTSQSHVIFKKVSRDKSVTIYLGKRDYIDHVSQVEPVDGVVLVDPDLVKGKKVYVTLTCAFRYGQEDIDVIGLTFRRDLYFSRVQVYPPVGPANAPTHLQESLLKKLGASTYPFLLTFPDYLPCSVMLQPAPQDVGKSCGVDFEVKAFATDSAEWEEDKIPKKSSVRLLIRKVQHAPKDMGIQPRAEATWQFFMSDKPLHLAVVLSKEIFFHGEPIPVTMTVTNNTEKTVKKIKVLVEQVANVVLYSSDCYVRPVAMEEAQEKVPPNSTFTKTVTLVPLLANNRERRGIALDGKIKHEDTNLASSTILKEGIDRTVMGILVSYQIKVKLTVSGFLGELTSSEVATEVPFRLMHPQPGDPAKESFQDENLVFEEFARQNLKDNEEEEKNKEKTTSDE from the exons ATGGcagccagtgggaagacaagccaAAGCCACGTCATCTTCAAGAAGGTCTCCCGGGACAAGTCG GTAACCATCTACCTGGGGAAGAGAGACTACATAGACCACGTCAGCCAAGTGGAGCCCGTGG ACGGCGTCGTGCTGGTCGATCCTGATCTCGTCAAGGGCAAGAAAG TTTATGTCACTCTGACCTGCGCCTTCCGCTACGGCCAGGAAGACATCGACGTGATTGGCCTGACCTTCCGCAGGGACCTGTACTTCTCTCGGGTGCAGGTGTACCCTCCCGTGGGGCCTGCAAACGCCCCCACACATCTGCAGGAGAGCCTGCTCAAGAAGCTGGGGGCCAGCACCTATCCCTTTCTGCTCACG TTTCCCGACTATCTGCCCTGCTCCGTGATGCTGCAGCCAGCCCCCCAGGATGTGGGCAAG TCTTGTGGGGTCGATTTTGAGGTCAAAGCGTTTGCCACGGACAGCGCCGAATGGGAAGAGGATAAAATTCCCAAAAA GAGCTCTGTGCGTCTGCTGATCCGGAAAGTACAGCACGCGCCCAAGGACATGGGCATCCAGCCCCGGGCTGAGGCAACCTGGCAGTTCTTCATGTCGGACAAGCCTCTGCACCTGGCCGTGGTCCTCAGCAAGGAG ATCTTTTTCCATGGGGAGCCCATCCCGGTGACCATGACTGTCACCAACAACACAGAGAAGACCGTCAAGAAGATCAAAGTGTTGG TGGAGCAGGTGGCCAACGTGGTCCTCTACTCCAGCGACTGCTACGTTAGGCCCGTGGCCATGGAGGAAGCACA AGAGAAAGTACCCCCAAATAGCACCTTTACCAAGACAGTAACCCTGGTGCCGCTGCTGGCGAACAACCGGGAGAGGCGGGGAATCGCTCTGGACGGGAAGATCAAGCATGAGGACACAAACCTGGCCTCCAGCACCAT CCTCAAGGAGGGCATAGACCGGACCGTCATGGGGATCCTGGTGTCCTACCAGATCAAGGTGAAGCTCACGGTGTCAGG CTTCCTGGGCGAGCTGACCTCCAG TGAGGTGGCCACTGAGGTGCCGTTCCGCCTCATGCACCCCCAGCCGGGGGACCCAG